The Candidatus Denitrolinea symbiosum DNA window ATTTGTCATGATGGTTGTTCAACCAGGGAATGCAACTTTTCACGCAACATGTTTACAGTGGGAAAACCTTTAATTCCATTGGGCGTGGCATAGATTCGACAACTCAATGCGAAGGTCTCGCGCGTTTCCTGCCAGAGATCGCTTCCATTCACAAGGAAAGACGGCGAACCGAGAAACTTGAAACGCGTTGCTTCGACATCATCGTGAACTTTTACGAGATCAATATCGGCAATCAAGCCTTCCTGTATCATGGCAGATTTCAGGTTTTGCAATCCTGTTTCCCAGGATGGACAATCGTCAATATAAAGCAGTTCAATTTTCATAGTTCATCACCTTGCACTAAACTTTGGTTTGAACCCGCGCAGGCGATTGGCATTCCCAACAACCGTCACAGACGAGAACGCCATCGCTGCGCCAGCAATTAATGGACTCAACAACAAGCCTAAGAAGGGGAAGAGTACGCCCATTGCAATAGGAATACCCAAAACATTATAG harbors:
- a CDS encoding thioredoxin family protein; translated protein: MKIELLYIDDCPSWETGLQNLKSAMIQEGLIADIDLVKVHDDVEATRFKFLGSPSFLVNGSDLWQETRETFALSCRIYATPNGIKGFPTVNMLREKLHSLVEQPS